The genomic interval GGTGGAGGTGGTTCGCTGCCCGGCTGGCGGGCGGTAGCCGAGAGGCTCAGTAGCCCAAGAGCTGGGCGACCGGAAGTGAGAGATAGGCGGCCGCGAAGCCGACCCCGTAGAGAACGGTCGAGGACCAGAACACCCTTCTCATCCATCGGCCAAGGCGGTGGCTCGGGTGGCATACGCCCCCTGGCTCACAAGCGGCGCCGGTGGACCGGAACAACGCCCAGTAGTTGGCCACCAGCAGGAGGCCGGAGATAGCGAAGACCCACTCCTTATACCGACTCAGAGTTACGATCCATGGGGCGGAGGAGACCAAGGAGGCCACTACGGAGCCCGCGCCCAACGAGACGAGAGTGATCGGGATTGCGCAGCAGACGAGTGTTCCGAGTACCGCGACCGGCGCGGCCGCCGTTAGGCCCTCCCGCCATCCGGCGACCGTTGGGCTCACCCTCCTGCCACCTGCTCGCGACGCTGGATGGTGCGAAGAGCGAATCCCGCATGCTTGACGGCCTCTTCCAGCGCCGCGTCGCTGACGGACCGGTCAGCTTTCAGGAAGAGGTAGACCTCGCCATCGTCGAGCTTCACGTCGACGTCGGCGATGTCATCGAGCGCCTCCAGCTTCTTCTCGAGCCCGGCCGCACAGAATGGGCATGCGAGCCCGTCGACCCTCAGCACGACATCCGGGACTCGATCGCTGGACCCGACCTCAGGGCGTTCGGAACCGGAGGCCTGTGCGAGCACAGGGCCCGCACCCAATGCGAGCACACCCATCACCAACATCAGTCTTCTCAACATTCCTTCATCTCCCGATCGAATCGAACGGTTTATCGGTCCCGCGTTCTCACTACGCTAAGCGCACGAAGCGCGTGAACGGTAACGCGGTCGTCTAGTCTCTGATTGCCGCAACAGGGACGGACACGCGCGTCCGCTCCCACTCGAGGACCACCTGGAGGTCTCCGTCTGCGACATCCTCCGCGCGGATCGTGAACGTCTCCACATGAGCATCCATGGCTTCACTCGACACTCTTCCTCGCCCGACTTCCTGCGCCTGCACTTCGTCCGTGTAAAGGCTTTCCATTCCCCACTGCGAGTAGGAGCGATTCACGATGATCTCCCATTCGGTCGGGCCCGGAACGGTGTAGATGGAATACGTGCCGGCTGGCACCGTCACCCCGGCGATGGAGAGGGCGATCGGGGTGCGCAGGAGCGTGACTTCGTTTGCCCCCGTGCGCCAGATCTTCCCGAAGGGGACCTCGCCCATCTGGATGGGGCCCTCTGCCGACCCGGTACCGATCATCGTCCGTCCCCGGGCGGACGGGCGGCCGTAGCAGATCTTCACTTCTTGCCCGGCCACTCGGAACGTCAGGGAATCGAGGGGGCTCGCGCGCCCCTCGATGGGCACCATGTCGGATCGCACGATGCAGGACATGTCCATCTGCGCCGAAGCGGACGCTGGGTGGGTCAGCGCCATGGCCGCGGCCAGGGTGGTGCTCGCGAGGAGTGCTGATGAGACTCTCAGAGTCATGTTTCTCTCCAGGGTGATGCGTGTTACCTCGTCCCTTCCTTCACTGAATCACATGCCGCCCACTTCGGTTCGCAGTCTCAAACTCGGGCTCGCAGACGCGCTTTAGCCCACTGCGGCCCCGGTCCTGCGTGAGCCCCCCGCCCCCCTCCCCAGCAGCCCTCCCGCGAGTGACCCACGCAGTAGGCCGATCAGCAGTGTGGCCGTGATCATCCATCCCAGCAACCCGGCGAGGTAGGCACCAGCCGCCCCAAAGGACAGCAGGACGTGCGAGCCCGTAGCCCAGGTCGAGCAACACGTCTTTCACGTTGGTCATCCGACTCTCCCGGTCATTCCGCCCTTTAGCCAATGTAAACCTTGTAGTCCACTCCAAAGTCAAGACCCTCCATGGTCCTGGAAATTGGGCTCCGGAGTACCGCCCTTGCTGAGGAAATAACCTTTGTCTAGGCTCCAAGGTTCCAAGATGTGTCGCGCTACACTTGGAGGACACCAAATGCGGATTGGAGAGCTCGCGAAGTCGGTGGGAGTGACCCCCGACACCATCAGGTATTACGAGCGTGAAGGACTGCTGCCTCTCGCAGACCGCACGCCGAGCGGTTACCGGGACTACGGACCGGAGGTCGTCGACGACCTACGATTCATCAAGAAGGCGCAAGCGCTAGGGCTCAAGCTCAGCGACGTGCGCGAGGTCCTGGAGATCTCCTCAGGCGGCCGGCCACCGTGCGAGCATGTGCACGCGACCGTCTCCACACGCCTCACGGAGGTAGAGCAACGGCTCAAGGAACTTCGGGCGCTACGGTCGACGCTTCGGGAGACGCTGGAACGGCTTGACCGCGCGCCGCCGCCAAAAGCAGGATGCCGCTGCGCGGTGATCGAATCGGCCTAGCGTTGTTTCAGAGCCTGGAGTGCGGCCACGGCTGCCTGAACCCGGGCGGGCCTCACAGCCCACCCACCGCCCTCAGCCGCAGGCGCTCGACCCCCGACATCCAGGTCAGCTCACCATCCACGATCGAGGCCAGCGCCTCCGCCTCGCGCCAGTATTGCTCCAGCGATCCCATCTCCAGACGGAGCAATCGACTCTCTCGTGCCTCGTTTGCGGCCACCTCCAGAGCGATCGCGCCCACCGGAGGCATGTCCCCGAGTTGATTGGATAATCGCAAGAGGACCCCCACCAACTGTGTCTGGCCTTCACGCTCGATGAGGTTCGTGGCCGCTTCGATATCCTGCCTGGTGGCACCTGCGAAGTGCTGGTAGGCGAGCACGCGCCGCAGCGTCTGCTCGGCCGCCAAACCCGTCAGATGCAGTCCCCCCTCGAGGACATCTTTGCAGGAGGGACACTGCCGCGAGAGCGCGGGCCCGATATGCTCATCCTTCTGAGGGTGGAGCATCAGGATCTTTCGGTCGAAGAACGAGAGCCGCCGAATCGAAAACCCGCAGATCCGACATTGCTGGCGACCCGACCAGGCGCAGGCGCCGAACCTGAGCCAACGCCGCACCTCCGTAGGATTCTGGAAGGCGTAGCGCCAAGGCAGCGTCCGCGTCACCACGCCTCCGACGAAGGCCGCGCCCAACGTCACCGCGCTCCTTACGCCTAAGCTACTGGCGCCGACGCTACTGGCGGCGAGCCAGCGCTCCCGGGCGTCTCGGCCGTAGCGCCATGCCGCCTCCTCGAGGCGGTTCGAGTCGCCGATGCGGACGATCTCGAGCCGCTCGAATTGGAAGAGCGCGATGTTGTCGGTGCGGGACAGGAGACGCGTCCGCGCCCGCCCCCGCCGCACGTGCCTGCGCGTGACAATGCCTTCCAGCTCCTCCACCGTCTCCCAGCGCTCCTCGATGGGGGCCAGGCTCCACGAGCGGCACGTCCCGCAGACCGACCACAGCCGGCCCCGCTCGGGATCGTAGGCGATCCGGTCCCCAGGCACGGGGTGGTCCATGACGCCCGGTTCGGGAAGCCTGGCCGTGCACGAGAGGCAGTGAGTGAACATGACAACGAGAAGCTGTCGTCTCGCTACGCCTAGCTCAACGCTTCCCGATCAGTTCCTCACTCAGCCGCTTGAGCTTCGCACGAGCCTCTTCGTCGTACGCCTGGGCGTTTGCACGGGCGGGCCGGAGGCCAGTGAAGTAACCGCCGCTCCCGATGTCCGGTGAGGTCGCGAGCTGCATCACCGCATTGGCTCCTTCATCGATCGTGGCCCTCGGTGTGACCCCGGCGCTCAGCACCATCGGCGTGTCCATGAGGGTGGCCGGGTGCAGCGCGTTGACGATCACATCGGTACCGTCGAGCTCTTCCGCGAGATCGAAGGTGTGCAAGATCTGCGCGAGTTTGCTCTGCGCGTATGCCCGTCCCCCGGTGAAGTTGTTTTCCAACATCACGTCGTCGAAATCGATCGCCTGCTGAGCACCCGATGAAACGTTGACGATGCGTGAGGGGGCACTTTCACGGAGCCGAGGCAGAAGCATCCTGGTGAGCAGAAAATGTGACAGGTAATTGACCTGAAAGTGCAGCTCGTGGCCGTCCTCAGAAACGGATCTCTCGGTCCCGAACGCGATGCCGGCGTTGTTGATCAGAAGGTCGAGTTTCCCGTAGTCGCTCAGGATTGCCTCACCGAACCTGCGGACCTGCTCGAGCGACGCGAGGTCCGCGGCGTAGAAGCGGGCGCTGCCTCCTTCGCTCTCGATCGCCGCGACGACCTCCATCCCGCGGCGACGATTGCGGCCGTGGACGATGACGTGCGTGCCCATCGCCCCCAGCCTCAACGCGAGCTCACGACCCAACCCGCTGGTAGATCCCGTGACGAGGGCGACTTGCTGGCCGGGTTCCGGGGTCGACTGTGCGTCGGCGGTCGGTGCGGTCACGACCGAGATGCAAATGAGGGTGGCCAGGAGCACGCCGGATCGTACGGTGCGCGTTGAGGGCGACGCGTTCTCATCCGTGGGACGCTTCCGCGAGTCCATGGCCGATGACTCCTCTTCCCAGTCCGTCATGTACTGTCGTCGCACGTGAAACGGAACGAGTCGTCCAGATCCTCGGGCAGCACGAGCGTGTGGAAGCCACGGCCGCGTGCCTGGCTGCACATGGCGTCGCGGGCGCCCGAGTCCGACACGTAGTCGGAGAGGTACTCGGCGTTCAGCACGGGCTTGCCGGCCGTTATGAAGGCCTCCAACTGGCCACACTCGCCCAGCTCGTGGCAGCGCTCGTTCACGCTGAGGTCCACGTAGGCGATCAGCGCGGCGGCCTGATCTCCGTCGTTCTTGAGCGCCACTGCGAGGCCCCGCTCGTGCGCGCCGTTGAATAACCGCCGGTTGAAACCGAGCTGATCGGAGGCCGTGAGAGGGAAGCCAGTGTTGTTGCTGAAGCCGTCGACGTTGTCCGCCTCCACTCCGTCGCACCCCTTCTGACGAGCGAGGTCGAGCCGCGTATTCATGAGGGTCAGGACCGTCTCCGAGCGGATGTCGAGCCAGCGTTCGTCCTCGAAGCCGCTGTAGACGTTACCGCGGACGACCGAGGGGAACGTGCTCGCGTCGCTGCGAAAGTCCTCCCACGACCCGGCCGAGAAGTAGCAGAGCACCGCGCGCCCGGCATCCTTCAGCGCTTGGATCGTCGCGGTTGGCGTGTCGAACAAATCGACTTCGTAGAGATCGACGTCGTACGATGTGTTCAGCGTCTCCTGGAGCTGCCACTGCCAGGTGGTCGAAGTCCCGGGCCGATACCAGCTTCCGGTCGTCACGGGCGGTACGTTGGGGTCGAATCCGGCGGCGTCCCCGGGAGCCATCGGACCATCGTCGCCATCGTCGTCGTCACTACCGCAAGCCGCGAGCAGCAAGACGGTGAGCAGCGCGAGCGCCCGCATGGAAGGGGTCACGAGCCTCCTCTGATCCAGAGATTCGTAGCGGACCCGAAGAATGACGCTTCGGCTTGGAAATGACCAGCGCTCCGCGCTTTGACACCCCCCGCGGACCCGCCCTAGTTTGGAGTGGCATTTCGCTGGGATGCTGAGCGTTGGTCGTCTGTCCTCCGGAGGTGCTGGAAATGACGCATGTCATGATGAGGTGGAACCACGTCTGGGGACTGGTCGTGCTCGCCCCGGCGATCTTCGCTCTCGCGATTCCGAGCGCCGTCGATGCTCAGGAGGGTTCGTCGGACCAGGTGACGTTCAGCCGGGATATCGCGCCCATTCTCCAGCGGAGCTGTCAGAACTGTCATCGCCCCGCAGGCGTGGCACCCATGCCGCTTGTGACGTACCGCCAGGTCCGGCGGTGGGCCAGCCGGATCAGGGAGAAGACGGCGATCCGCGATCGTGCGGGCGCGATGCCTCCCTGGTATATGGAGAAGGACATCGGCATCCAGCACTACAAGTACGATCCCTCCTTGAGCGACGAAGAGCTTGCGACCATCGCCGCGTGGGCGGACAACGGCGCCCCGGAAGGAGATCCCGCGGACCTGCCCACTCCGTTGAACTTCGAGAACAACGACTTTTGGACGGCCGGAGAGCCGGACCTGATCGTAGAGACGGAAGAGATCTTCATGGAGGCAGGCTCCCCTGACTGGTGGGGCGAGATCAAGAGCGTACCGATCCCGCTCGAGCAGGATCGCTGGGTGAAGTCCGTCGAGATTCGGGAGGTGAACGACATCGATCCCACGGATACCGGCCGTGCAACCGTCGGTCGGCGCTACATCTTCCACCACATGATCTGGAGCACGCGGGTCCTCGCAGACAGTGAGGATCC from Gemmatimonadota bacterium carries:
- a CDS encoding heavy-metal-associated domain-containing protein, with product MLRRLMLVMGVLALGAGPVLAQASGSERPEVGSSDRVPDVVLRVDGLACPFCAAGLEKKLEALDDIADVDVKLDDGEVYLFLKADRSVSDAALEEAVKHAGFALRTIQRREQVAGG
- a CDS encoding DUF2911 domain-containing protein, translated to MTLRVSSALLASTTLAAAMALTHPASASAQMDMSCIVRSDMVPIEGRASPLDSLTFRVAGQEVKICYGRPSARGRTMIGTGSAEGPIQMGEVPFGKIWRTGANEVTLLRTPIALSIAGVTVPAGTYSIYTVPGPTEWEIIVNRSYSQWGMESLYTDEVQAQEVGRGRVSSEAMDAHVETFTIRAEDVADGDLQVVLEWERTRVSVPVAAIRD
- a CDS encoding heavy metal-responsive transcriptional regulator, with the translated sequence MRIGELAKSVGVTPDTIRYYEREGLLPLADRTPSGYRDYGPEVVDDLRFIKKAQALGLKLSDVREVLEISSGGRPPCEHVHATVSTRLTEVEQRLKELRALRSTLRETLERLDRAPPPKAGCRCAVIESA
- a CDS encoding SDR family oxidoreductase, producing MDSRKRPTDENASPSTRTVRSGVLLATLICISVVTAPTADAQSTPEPGQQVALVTGSTSGLGRELALRLGAMGTHVIVHGRNRRRGMEVVAAIESEGGSARFYAADLASLEQVRRFGEAILSDYGKLDLLINNAGIAFGTERSVSEDGHELHFQVNYLSHFLLTRMLLPRLRESAPSRIVNVSSGAQQAIDFDDVMLENNFTGGRAYAQSKLAQILHTFDLAEELDGTDVIVNALHPATLMDTPMVLSAGVTPRATIDEGANAVMQLATSPDIGSGGYFTGLRPARANAQAYDEEARAKLKRLSEELIGKR
- a CDS encoding endo alpha-1,4 polygalactosaminidase; the protein is MRALALLTVLLLAACGSDDDDGDDGPMAPGDAAGFDPNVPPVTTGSWYRPGTSTTWQWQLQETLNTSYDVDLYEVDLFDTPTATIQALKDAGRAVLCYFSAGSWEDFRSDASTFPSVVRGNVYSGFEDERWLDIRSETVLTLMNTRLDLARQKGCDGVEADNVDGFSNNTGFPLTASDQLGFNRRLFNGAHERGLAVALKNDGDQAAALIAYVDLSVNERCHELGECGQLEAFITAGKPVLNAEYLSDYVSDSGARDAMCSQARGRGFHTLVLPEDLDDSFRFTCDDST